One Microvirga thermotolerans DNA window includes the following coding sequences:
- a CDS encoding purine-nucleoside phosphorylase — protein MIHLNVQEAAEFVRANGIEGPFDAAIVLGTGLGSLVDELTEAASLAYADIPYFPHSGVSGHAGRLVAGRMEGRRVLLFQGRAHYYETGDAGAMRVPVALVKELGIPVLLLTNAAGSVQEKIRPGSLVAVADHLNLSGANPLLRDSTEGRFVSLTGAYDAGLRATLRRAAERTGIELPEGVYAWLSGPSFETPAEIRMVQVLGGDLVGMSTVPEVIIARYYGLKVAAVSVVTNLAAGIEGASPSHQETKDTAAEAADRFKRLVRAFVAELSDV, from the coding sequence ATGATTCATCTGAACGTTCAGGAAGCCGCCGAGTTCGTGCGCGCCAACGGCATCGAAGGCCCCTTCGACGCGGCGATCGTGCTCGGCACCGGGCTCGGTTCCCTCGTGGACGAGCTGACGGAGGCCGCGAGCCTCGCATACGCCGACATCCCCTATTTCCCGCACAGCGGCGTGTCGGGCCATGCGGGGCGTCTCGTCGCCGGACGGATGGAAGGAAGGCGCGTTCTCCTGTTCCAGGGCCGCGCCCATTACTACGAGACGGGCGATGCAGGGGCCATGCGCGTCCCGGTCGCGCTGGTGAAGGAACTCGGGATTCCGGTTCTCCTCCTCACCAACGCGGCGGGGTCCGTGCAGGAGAAGATCCGGCCCGGCAGCCTCGTCGCCGTCGCCGACCATCTCAACCTGTCCGGCGCGAACCCGCTCCTGCGCGACTCGACGGAAGGCCGCTTCGTCTCGCTTACCGGGGCCTACGATGCGGGCCTGCGGGCGACGCTCCGGCGCGCCGCGGAGAGGACGGGGATCGAGCTTCCCGAGGGCGTCTATGCCTGGCTCTCGGGGCCGAGCTTCGAGACGCCCGCGGAGATCCGCATGGTCCAGGTCCTCGGTGGCGATCTCGTCGGCATGTCGACGGTGCCGGAGGTCATCATCGCGCGGTATTACGGCCTGAAGGTCGCGGCGGTCTCCGTCGTCACGAACCTCGCGGCCGGTATCGAGGGAGCCTCGCCCTCCCACCAGGAGACCAAGGACACGGCGGCGGAAGCCGCCGACCGGTTCAAGCGCCTCGTGCGCGCCTTCGTTGCGGAGCTTTCCGATGTCTGA
- the deoC gene encoding deoxyribose-phosphate aldolase, with amino-acid sequence MSDASLAQRALRCLDLTDLTDNCTDQAIDALCAKALDPRGPVAAVCVWPQFVGRAREALRGSPVRVATVVNFPAGGEDVERVTDDVREALSDGANEVDLVLPYEALRRGDRAVASDMVEAVREVVDQGRTLKVILETGMLAEPALIAEASRLAIEAGADFIKTSTGKTPVSATPQAAEIMLHAIRDSGRPVGLKPSGGIRTLADAKTYLDLADRIMGPDWATPKTFRIGASSVFDALIAAIEGRAGSAPAGVY; translated from the coding sequence ATGTCTGATGCCAGTCTCGCCCAGCGCGCCCTGCGCTGTCTCGATCTGACGGACCTGACGGACAACTGCACGGACCAGGCGATCGACGCGCTCTGCGCCAAGGCGCTCGATCCCCGCGGGCCGGTGGCCGCCGTGTGCGTCTGGCCGCAGTTCGTCGGCCGTGCGCGGGAGGCGCTGCGCGGCTCGCCCGTCCGCGTGGCGACGGTGGTCAACTTCCCCGCCGGGGGAGAGGATGTGGAGCGCGTGACGGACGATGTCCGCGAGGCGTTGAGCGACGGCGCGAACGAGGTCGATCTCGTCCTCCCCTACGAGGCCCTGCGCCGCGGCGACCGCGCCGTCGCCTCCGACATGGTCGAGGCGGTGCGCGAGGTCGTCGACCAGGGCCGGACTCTCAAGGTGATCCTCGAAACCGGCATGCTTGCCGAGCCCGCGCTCATTGCGGAGGCGAGCCGCCTCGCCATCGAGGCGGGGGCGGATTTCATCAAGACCTCGACCGGCAAGACCCCGGTTTCCGCCACGCCGCAGGCGGCCGAGATCATGCTTCACGCCATCAGGGATTCCGGCCGCCCCGTCGGCCTGAAGCCGTCCGGCGGCATCCGCACGCTCGCCGACGCCAAGACCTATCTCGACCTCGCCGACCGCATCATGGGACCGGACTGGGCGACGCCGAAGACCTTCCGCATCGGCGCCAGCAGCGTCTTCGACGCGCTGATCGCCGCCATCGAGGGGCGGGCGGGCAGCGCTCCCGCCGGAGTCTATTGA
- a CDS encoding ABC transporter permease has protein sequence MHPADFLTLLDSGLRLSVPLLAACLAGLWSEKSGVVDIGLEGKMLVAAFAAAAAAYASGSAWAGLAAGIGASVVFALIHGFAAISQRGNQIVSGVAINMLAAGLTAIVGNAWYGQGGRTPPLEGNQRFGDVLFGHSTLVFVALLAVPVTWFVLARTRFGLRLRAVGENPAAVDTAGISVTGLRYTAVVIAGVLCGIGGTYLSVGQSAGFLPNMTAGKGFIALAALIFAKWRAWPALGACFLFGLLDALSIRLQGIALPGIGEVPVQAIQALPYLMTVILLAGVIGTAIPPRASGVPYVKER, from the coding sequence ATGCATCCCGCCGATTTCCTCACCCTGCTCGATTCCGGCCTTCGCCTGTCGGTCCCGCTCCTCGCCGCCTGCCTCGCGGGCCTGTGGTCGGAGAAGTCCGGCGTCGTGGACATCGGCCTCGAGGGCAAGATGCTCGTCGCCGCCTTCGCGGCGGCGGCCGCGGCCTATGCATCCGGCTCCGCCTGGGCCGGGCTCGCGGCCGGGATCGGCGCGTCGGTCGTCTTCGCGCTCATCCACGGCTTCGCCGCCATCAGCCAGCGCGGCAACCAGATCGTGTCCGGGGTGGCCATCAACATGCTGGCCGCGGGCCTCACCGCCATCGTCGGAAACGCCTGGTACGGGCAGGGCGGCCGCACACCGCCGCTCGAAGGCAATCAGCGCTTCGGGGACGTGCTGTTCGGCCACTCGACCCTCGTCTTCGTCGCGCTCCTCGCGGTGCCGGTGACATGGTTCGTGCTCGCGCGCACCCGCTTCGGCCTGCGCCTGCGCGCGGTGGGCGAGAACCCGGCCGCGGTCGACACCGCCGGCATCTCCGTCACGGGCCTGCGCTACACCGCCGTCGTCATCGCCGGCGTGCTGTGCGGGATCGGCGGAACCTATCTCTCCGTCGGCCAGTCGGCGGGCTTCCTGCCCAACATGACGGCGGGCAAGGGCTTCATCGCCCTCGCGGCGCTCATCTTCGCCAAGTGGCGGGCCTGGCCGGCTCTCGGCGCCTGTTTCCTGTTCGGGCTCCTCGACGCCCTGTCGATCCGCCTGCAGGGCATCGCGCTGCCGGGCATCGGCGAGGTGCCGGTGCAGGCGATCCAGGCGCTGCCCTATCTCATGACCGTGATCCTCCTGGCGGGCGTGATCGGCACGGCGATTCCGCCGCGCGCATCGGGCGTGCCCTACGTGAAGGAGCGCTGA
- a CDS encoding 2-hydroxyacid dehydrogenase, producing the protein MTLLVALTWDPKPWVERFRLYLPEHPVAVLGEAFDRSRVRYVATWGPKPGSLSDLPALEAIFSLGAGVDHLMGYPGLPDVPIVRVAQDDLTNRMSEYVVLHCLMYLRDQRRYDADQRARRWEPDKAPPIAGDVRVGVMGFGVLGQDAARKLKAMGFDVAGWSRTPKSVEGFEVYSGEDGLERFLARTGILVSLLPLTPETRGILNASLFAKLARDGRLGGPILINAGRGGLQVEADILAALDGGVLRAATLDVFEVEPLPQDSPLWSHPRVTVTPHNSAVSDPDMTALYVAKQIRRHEAGEPFQNVVDRTRGY; encoded by the coding sequence GTGACCCTTCTCGTCGCCCTGACGTGGGACCCGAAGCCCTGGGTGGAGCGGTTCCGCCTCTACCTGCCCGAGCATCCCGTCGCGGTGCTCGGGGAGGCCTTCGACAGGAGCCGCGTGCGCTACGTCGCGACCTGGGGGCCGAAGCCCGGCAGCCTGTCGGACCTGCCGGCGCTCGAAGCCATCTTCTCTCTCGGCGCCGGGGTCGATCACCTGATGGGCTATCCCGGCCTTCCCGACGTGCCGATCGTGCGCGTGGCGCAGGACGATCTCACCAACCGCATGAGCGAGTACGTGGTCCTGCATTGCCTGATGTATCTGCGCGACCAGCGCCGCTACGACGCGGATCAGCGCGCCCGGCGCTGGGAGCCCGACAAGGCTCCGCCGATCGCCGGAGACGTGAGGGTCGGCGTCATGGGCTTCGGCGTGCTCGGCCAGGATGCGGCCCGCAAGCTCAAGGCGATGGGCTTCGACGTCGCCGGCTGGAGCCGCACGCCGAAATCCGTCGAGGGCTTCGAGGTCTATTCCGGCGAGGACGGCCTCGAGCGCTTCCTCGCCCGCACGGGCATTCTCGTGAGCCTTCTTCCTCTCACGCCGGAGACGCGGGGCATTCTCAACGCCTCCCTGTTCGCGAAGCTCGCCCGCGACGGCAGGCTCGGCGGGCCGATCCTCATCAATGCGGGGCGGGGCGGGCTTCAGGTCGAAGCGGACATCCTCGCCGCCTTGGACGGCGGGGTCCTGCGGGCGGCGACCCTCGACGTGTTCGAGGTGGAGCCCCTGCCGCAGGACTCGCCGCTCTGGTCCCACCCCCGCGTGACCGTGACGCCCCACAATTCCGCGGTGAGCGACCCGGACATGACGGCGCTCTACGTCGCGAAGCAGATCCGACGCCACGAGGCCGGGGAGCCGTTCCAGAACGTCGTCGACCGGACGCGGGGATATTGA
- a CDS encoding cytidine deaminase — protein sequence MASLDELFSAARAVQQRAYAPYSRFRVGAAIATSDGRIFSGCNVENAAYPVGSCAEAGAISAMVAAGEHRIAAILVMGEGEHLVTPCGGCRQRIREFAAPDTPIHVAGPEGIRKSFTLEALLPYSFGPDNLGPR from the coding sequence ATGGCCTCTCTCGATGAGCTGTTCTCCGCCGCCAGGGCCGTCCAGCAGCGGGCCTACGCGCCTTATTCCCGCTTCCGGGTGGGCGCCGCCATCGCGACGTCGGACGGGCGGATCTTTTCCGGCTGCAACGTGGAGAATGCCGCCTATCCGGTCGGAAGCTGCGCGGAAGCCGGCGCGATCTCGGCCATGGTCGCGGCGGGCGAGCATCGCATCGCCGCCATCCTCGTGATGGGCGAGGGCGAGCACCTCGTGACGCCCTGCGGCGGCTGCCGCCAGCGCATCCGCGAGTTCGCCGCTCCTGACACGCCGATCCATGTTGCGGGACCGGAGGGAATCCGCAAAAGCTTCACCCTCGAGGCGTTGTTGCCGTACTCGTTCGGGCCCGACAACCTGGGTCCCCGGTAG
- the deoA gene encoding thymidine phosphorylase — protein MTLLPQEIIRRKRDGGALDPEHIHAFVEGLTTGSVSEGQAASFAMAIFFRGLSVKERVALTQAMTRSGEVLKWDLPGPVLDKHSTGGVGDTVSLALAPAVAACGGYVPMISGRGLGHTGGTLDKFDSIPGYVTQPDIETFRRVTREVGCAVIGQTADLAPADKRLYAIRDVTATVESIDLITASILSKKLAAGLQGLVMDVKFGSGAFMDNPADARALAESLVLVANGAGLPTSALLTDMNEPLASAAGNAVEVNYIVDYLTGRRREPRFHAVTVALCAEMLVLGKLAANLDEARARIEAAISSGRAAEIFQRMVAALGGPADFLDKPGRHLAAAPVIRPVHAEREGIVQRIATRDVGVAVVALGGGRTRPQDPIDHAVGLTELAEVGAAVGSSRPLAIVHARSEAAAEAAERAVRAAYTVGDAPARPGPLVLERIGAKA, from the coding sequence ATGACCCTTCTTCCGCAGGAAATTATCCGCCGCAAGCGCGACGGCGGCGCGCTCGATCCCGAGCACATCCATGCCTTCGTCGAGGGGCTCACCACGGGCAGCGTGTCGGAGGGCCAGGCGGCCTCCTTCGCCATGGCGATCTTCTTCCGCGGCCTTTCGGTGAAGGAGCGCGTGGCGCTCACGCAGGCGATGACGCGCTCGGGCGAGGTGCTGAAATGGGACCTTCCCGGCCCAGTCCTCGACAAGCACTCGACCGGCGGCGTGGGCGACACGGTGAGCCTCGCCCTGGCCCCCGCGGTCGCCGCCTGCGGCGGCTACGTGCCGATGATCTCGGGCCGCGGCCTCGGTCACACCGGCGGCACGCTCGACAAGTTCGACTCGATTCCCGGCTACGTGACGCAGCCCGACATCGAGACGTTCAGGCGCGTCACGCGGGAGGTCGGCTGCGCGGTCATCGGCCAGACGGCGGATCTCGCGCCCGCGGACAAGCGGCTCTATGCGATCCGCGACGTGACGGCGACCGTGGAATCCATCGACCTGATCACCGCGTCGATCCTGTCGAAGAAGCTGGCGGCGGGGCTCCAGGGCCTCGTCATGGACGTGAAGTTCGGCTCCGGCGCGTTCATGGACAATCCCGCCGACGCGCGCGCGCTCGCGGAGAGTCTCGTCCTCGTCGCCAACGGCGCGGGCCTGCCGACGAGCGCGCTGCTCACCGACATGAACGAGCCGCTCGCCTCGGCGGCGGGCAATGCGGTCGAGGTGAACTACATCGTCGACTATCTGACAGGTCGCCGTCGCGAGCCGCGTTTCCATGCGGTGACGGTCGCCCTGTGCGCGGAGATGCTGGTGCTCGGAAAGCTCGCGGCCAACCTGGACGAGGCGCGCGCGCGCATCGAGGCGGCGATTTCTTCGGGACGAGCGGCGGAGATCTTCCAGCGCATGGTGGCGGCGCTCGGCGGGCCTGCGGATTTCCTCGACAAGCCCGGCCGCCACCTCGCCGCCGCTCCCGTTATCCGCCCGGTCCATGCGGAACGCGAGGGCATCGTGCAGCGGATCGCGACCCGTGACGTCGGCGTGGCCGTCGTCGCGCTCGGCGGCGGGCGCACGCGTCCGCAGGATCCCATCGACCATGCGGTGGGGCTCACCGAGCTTGCGGAGGTCGGCGCCGCCGTCGGAAGCAGCCGCCCGCTCGCCATCGTCCACGCCCGCAGCGAGGCCGCGGCGGAGGCTGCCGAGCGGGCCGTCCGCGCGGCCTATACGGTCGGCGATGCCCCGGCCCGCCCGGGCCCCCTCGTCCTCGAACGGATCGGAGCCAAAGCGTGA
- a CDS encoding ABC transporter permease, which yields MSAPIDLPKWADTVLVPAVSVVAAFLVAGLVVVGIGENPLTATRLLIQGSLGSGEGLGFTLFYMTDFIFVGLAVAVAYHAGLFNIGGEGQATLAGLGVALALNNLTFLPGFLLIPLGILGAAAFGAAWAAIPGYLQARRGSHIVITTIMFNWLASVLIVYLLVNVLRAPQNMNPETPAFPPQASIPFMHEVFAAFGIEIPSSQLNLTLFLALAASYGVWLLIYRSRLGYAIRVVGSSTTAAVYAGISPARIIVIAMVLSGALAGGLAVNELMGYQHRLLLEFTAGYGFVGIAVALMGRAHPVGIILSSLLFGILYQGGAELAFEQPAITRDMVVVIGGIIILFAGALEGLFRRLVARAMPRPALARA from the coding sequence GTGAGCGCTCCCATCGACCTGCCCAAATGGGCCGATACGGTCCTGGTGCCCGCCGTCTCGGTGGTCGCCGCCTTCCTCGTCGCCGGCCTCGTGGTGGTCGGCATCGGCGAGAACCCCCTCACGGCCACCCGCCTGCTGATCCAGGGCAGCCTGGGAAGCGGGGAGGGGCTCGGCTTCACCCTGTTCTACATGACCGACTTCATCTTCGTCGGCCTCGCCGTGGCGGTCGCGTATCACGCGGGGCTCTTCAACATCGGCGGCGAGGGGCAGGCGACGCTCGCCGGGCTCGGCGTCGCGCTCGCCCTGAACAACCTCACCTTCCTTCCGGGCTTCCTGCTGATTCCGCTCGGCATCCTCGGAGCGGCGGCCTTCGGCGCCGCCTGGGCGGCGATTCCCGGCTATCTGCAGGCGAGGCGCGGCAGCCACATCGTCATCACCACGATCATGTTCAACTGGCTCGCCAGCGTGCTGATCGTCTACCTCCTCGTGAACGTGCTGCGCGCACCCCAGAACATGAACCCGGAGACGCCGGCCTTCCCGCCGCAGGCCTCCATTCCCTTCATGCACGAGGTCTTCGCCGCCTTCGGCATCGAGATTCCCTCCTCGCAGCTCAACCTCACGCTCTTCCTCGCCCTTGCCGCCTCGTACGGCGTGTGGCTCCTCATCTACCGCTCGCGGCTCGGCTATGCGATCCGCGTGGTCGGATCGAGCACCACCGCCGCGGTCTATGCGGGCATCTCGCCCGCGCGCATCATCGTCATCGCCATGGTGCTGTCGGGCGCGCTCGCGGGCGGGCTCGCGGTCAACGAGCTCATGGGCTACCAGCACCGCCTGCTTCTCGAATTCACCGCCGGCTACGGCTTCGTCGGGATCGCCGTCGCGCTCATGGGGCGCGCGCATCCGGTCGGCATCATCCTGTCGTCGCTCCTGTTCGGCATCCTCTATCAGGGCGGCGCGGAACTCGCCTTCGAGCAGCCCGCCATCACCCGCGACATGGTGGTGGTGATCGGAGGCATCATCATCCTCTTCGCGGGCGCCCTGGAAGGCCTGTTCCGGCGCCTCGTAGCGCGCGCGATGCCGCGCCCGGCTCTGGCGAGGGCCTGA